The genome window TTTGGTGCCTTGATGTTACTGCTGTTCTGGCTGCGGTTAAGCATGGCGTATTTGCTCGCCTGATGACGGAGTTCCTTTGGCCTTATCTGAGTCTGGCCTTCAGCGCTTTTATCTCGGCGACTTTGTTGCCTTTTGGCTCAGAGCTGGTGCTGGTTGGCTTATTAACTCAAGGCCATCCGGTACTGGTGTTGTGGGGCATAGCTACGGTATTTAATACCGCAGGTTCGGTGCTGAACTGGTATTTGGGCCGACAACTGCTTTTGTTTCAGCACAAAAGCTGGTTTATGTTTAAACCACAGCAAATAGAACAAGCCAGCGGTCAGTTTCAGCGCTGGGGATTGCCTTCGTTATTGTTGGCATGGTTGCCAGTGATTGGTGATCCGCTGACCTTAGTGGCTGGTGTGCTGAGGGTTCCTTTGCTTTGGTTTGTGCTGTTGGTAGGATTAGGCAAAGGGTTGCGGTATGGTGTGGTTATTGGCCTGATGCCAGCGATTTGAACTGAATTTTGGAGATCTGATGAAGGCTTTATCTCTTTGTGCTCTGGTGGTGGCTTTAGGTTTTGGTACGGCTTTATCACAACAAAATCCGGCGACACCTATTCCCGCCCCCTCAACGACTGCAGCGCCAGTTGTGGCGGTAGATCCTTCCTGGCAACGGCTGCCACAGGATAATTTGCTTTATCTGGAAACCGATCAAGGCCGTATTGTGATTTTGTTGGCCCCTCAGTTTGCACCTGAACATGTAAAACGGGTCAAACAGCTGGTGAAAGCCGGCTTTTATGATGGTGTCACTTTTTATCGGGTGATTGAAGGTTTTGTCGCTCAGTTTGGCGTACCCGAACACGAGTGGGGCACCAGAGCCAAGTTAACACCAATGAAAGCTGAATTCAGCTGGCCTGTGCGAAGCGGCGATCCTTATCTTTTAGTGCAGCGTCCGGATTTATTAGCAGAAGAAACCGGCTTTAATCAGGGCTTTGCGGTAGCGCGTGAACAAAATCAGGAATGGCTGGTGCATTGCCCTGGTGTGGTCAATATGGCCCGTGCCAACGAACCTGATACCGGGGTGGCAGATATAGCAATTATGATGGGGCAGGCGACACGTCATCTGGATAAAAATATGTCAGCCTTTGGTAAAGTGATTTGGGGGCAATATGCTATCAATCGTATTCGCCGCGGTGACACTGCAGATGGCGGTGTAATAGGTTCTGCAGCGGCGCGCACTGTGATTAAGCAAGCACGTTTAGGCACAGATTTAGCGCCAGACAGACAGTTGCAGCTGGAGTGGCTTAGCACCACCAGTTCGGAGTTTTCGCAGTCTCTGGCTGAGCGTCGCTCCCGTACCCATGTGTTTTATCAGCACAAAGGCAACGGCAATATGGATGTTTGTTATCCGCAGGTGCCGGTGCGTGAGGTAAAAGCTGTATAAAGCCTGTAAAACACAAAATTTACTGGTCGATGACGGCCTTTTCAGTCATTATGTGCGCCTTTTCTGTGGCGCTCCGAGGGGATAGCAATGAACTACGAATTAACAGCTGACGATTTAAACAAACTCAGTTTATTGGACGCTGAACAGCGTTACGACTACTTCATTCAGGCCGTGGCCGATCTGGAAAAGATCTGGATCCTGGTAGATGAAGAAGGTTTTGTATTGGTTGATGCTGATGAAGAGCGTTGCATCCCGGTATGGCCACATGCTGAATTAGCAGAACTGTGGATCAACGGTGACTGGGCTCAGTGTCAGGCTCAGGCTGTTGACATCGCAACCTGGTTAGATAAGTGGACCAGTGGTTTAGACGGCGACGAATTAGCTATCGCTGTGTTCCCACACGCAGCTGAACCTGGCGTGGTGATTGGCCCTGAAGAGTTTTCTGAAACTCTGATTGAAGCTACACAAGACAACGAATAACAACTTAATTCGGGTCAGAGTAAAATTAATTCGATGATTTAATTTTACTCTGACCCGGATTATTTTTTCTCCTTGAAGCTATTGATAACAATTCTTGATTAGATTATGATGCCCGCAGTTCAACATGCAGGTGCATTTATGTACGTTTGTCTTTGTAAAGCAGTCACAGATAAAGCCATTCGCCAACAGGTCGAAGCGGGCGCTTGTTCTATGCGTGAGCTTAAACAAAATTTGGGCGTAGGCACTCAATGTGGCAAATGTGTCTGTCAGGCCAGCGATATTCTTGACTCTGCTTTATCTAAACAGTCAGCACAACAACGTATTCCGGTGTTGATGATCAATAACACTCGTCCTGCTGCTTAATTCATTCCTGTACTTTAAATTAGTCTAAGCACTATTCTTCATTTTTATTCATAAAATCAGCATTTAAAGTTAAATGGGCTGCATTTATCGCTGCGGCTAGGCATAATGTTGGCATCTTTTCCTGAGGTAAACCTTATGACTAAAATTGCTAAGGTTGCGATAGTGGGGGGCACCCACGGCAACGAATTCTCCGGTATTTATGCCATTCGTCAGTACCAGGCCAATCCAGCGTTGATCCAGCGCCCAAGCTTTGAAACCAGCACTTTGTTTGCTAATCCTGAAGCGCATAAAGCCAATAAGCGTTATTTACACAGCGATTTAAACCGCCAGTTTAAAAATGTCGATTTGGCCAATCCTGCGTTAACGAATTACGAACAGAGCCGCGCCAAAGTGATCAATGAAATTTTAGGGCCAAAAGGCAATGCCAAAACCGATCTGGTGATTGATTTACACAACACCACCAGCAATATGGGCGCCTGTTTGATCATGACGCAAGCCGGTCTTTTTTATAATCAGATGGCCGCTTACGTAAAGATGAAAATGCCAGAAGCTATTATCTCCCGCGATGAGGATCATTTAGCCGCTGAAGATCACGCGCTGATGTGTACGCTCGGCCGGTATGGTGTGATAGTGGAAGTAGGGCCACAATCTCAGTCTGTGCTGCGTCAGGACGTGCTGGAGCAAATGCATGAGATGACGGCACATATTCTGGACTTTGTGGAGCTGTACAACACCCAGAGCCTGCCAGAGCTGCCAAAACGCACTGAAGCTTATCTGTATCTGCACAGCATTAAATTGCCGATGAATGAAAAAGGCGAACGTTTGGGTATGGTGCACAAAAATGTGCAGGACAAGGACTATCATCCTATTCACCCTGGCGATCCGATTTTCACCTTATTTGATGGTACTGAAGTGCCTTACGACGGCGATACAGTGGTGTATCCAACCTTTATCAATGAAGCTGCCTATTACGACAACAATCTGGCTATGTCGCTGAATGACAAAATCTGGATTGAGCTGGAATA of Rheinheimera sp. MM224 contains these proteins:
- a CDS encoding peptidylprolyl isomerase, whose translation is MKALSLCALVVALGFGTALSQQNPATPIPAPSTTAAPVVAVDPSWQRLPQDNLLYLETDQGRIVILLAPQFAPEHVKRVKQLVKAGFYDGVTFYRVIEGFVAQFGVPEHEWGTRAKLTPMKAEFSWPVRSGDPYLLVQRPDLLAEETGFNQGFAVAREQNQEWLVHCPGVVNMARANEPDTGVADIAIMMGQATRHLDKNMSAFGKVIWGQYAINRIRRGDTADGGVIGSAAARTVIKQARLGTDLAPDRQLQLEWLSTTSSEFSQSLAERRSRTHVFYQHKGNGNMDVCYPQVPVREVKAV
- a CDS encoding aspartoacylase; translation: MTKIAKVAIVGGTHGNEFSGIYAIRQYQANPALIQRPSFETSTLFANPEAHKANKRYLHSDLNRQFKNVDLANPALTNYEQSRAKVINEILGPKGNAKTDLVIDLHNTTSNMGACLIMTQAGLFYNQMAAYVKMKMPEAIISRDEDHLAAEDHALMCTLGRYGVIVEVGPQSQSVLRQDVLEQMHEMTAHILDFVELYNTQSLPELPKRTEAYLYLHSIKLPMNEKGERLGMVHKNVQDKDYHPIHPGDPIFTLFDGTEVPYDGDTVVYPTFINEAAYYDNNLAMSLNDKIWIELE
- a CDS encoding YqaA family protein encodes the protein MTEFLWPYLSLAFSAFISATLLPFGSELVLVGLLTQGHPVLVLWGIATVFNTAGSVLNWYLGRQLLLFQHKSWFMFKPQQIEQASGQFQRWGLPSLLLAWLPVIGDPLTLVAGVLRVPLLWFVLLVGLGKGLRYGVVIGLMPAI
- a CDS encoding DUF2750 domain-containing protein, whose amino-acid sequence is MNYELTADDLNKLSLLDAEQRYDYFIQAVADLEKIWILVDEEGFVLVDADEERCIPVWPHAELAELWINGDWAQCQAQAVDIATWLDKWTSGLDGDELAIAVFPHAAEPGVVIGPEEFSETLIEATQDNE
- a CDS encoding bacterioferritin-associated ferredoxin — translated: MYVCLCKAVTDKAIRQQVEAGACSMRELKQNLGVGTQCGKCVCQASDILDSALSKQSAQQRIPVLMINNTRPAA